In the Mytilus galloprovincialis chromosome 10, xbMytGall1.hap1.1, whole genome shotgun sequence genome, one interval contains:
- the LOC143048835 gene encoding uncharacterized protein LOC143048835 translates to MTDGTSLQGKSFGKDKLGEKGVDILDMLEKGPSFELSSEMESLELGSSDQSLEVQPPVRDSIGEIKVTYFLRDIKPKMVNAWSTLFKNHENRVKISSGDIFRRAPEADALVSYF, encoded by the exons ATGACTGATGGTACCAGTCTTCAAGGGAAGAGTTTTGGGAAGGATAAACTTGGTGAAAAAGGAGTAGACATATTGGACATGTTGGAAAAGGGACCAAGTTTTGAACTAAGttcagaaatggaaagtttagaATTGGGGTCAAGTGATCAAAGTCTGGAAGTCCAACCCCCTGTTAGGGATAGCATAGGTGAAATAAAAGTGACATATTTTTTGAGAGATATCAAACCTAAGATGGTGAATGCTTGGTCAACTTTgtttaaaaatcatgaaaacagGGTCAAG ATTTCATCAGGAGATATTTTCCGACGGGCACCTGAAGCAGATGCTTTGGTGagttatttttaa